In Neisseriaceae bacterium CLB008, one genomic interval encodes:
- a CDS encoding MFS transporter — protein MSTLPQKQPVRAATAAFVGTMIEWYDFYIYALASALIFGHLFFATDNTFIGTMAAFATFAIGLFIRPLGGVVFGHIGDKIGRKKSLVITLFMMGGATVGIGLLPTYAQAGIWAPILLVVLRLIQGLAIGGEWGGAVLIAGEHAPKGRRNFFASFAQLGSPAGLILATFAFKLISSMPEDVFNSYGWRLPFLASFVLLVVGFWVRNGVHESPEFLAQKAEQDAQTTPTQAPIMAVLAHSKKLILLAMGANVISVAGFYFVSTFMVAYATQYAGIDKSMVLNALLIVAFFHLINTPFSAWWGEKRGTRGFLMLISALCAFTPYPMFILVHTGELPWIVLGLALPMLCMSSFFSLIAGYTSSLFPVHLRYTGISMAYQFCAAIAGGLTPLIATAIAQQFVGNWLPLALFFTFLALISLVSITILHPRRYPLYESVD, from the coding sequence TTGTCTACACTGCCACAAAAACAACCGGTGCGGGCGGCCACGGCCGCCTTCGTCGGCACCATGATCGAATGGTATGACTTTTATATCTACGCCTTGGCCTCAGCGCTGATCTTCGGCCATTTATTCTTTGCCACCGACAATACCTTCATTGGCACCATGGCGGCATTTGCCACCTTTGCCATCGGTCTTTTCATTCGGCCCTTAGGCGGTGTGGTGTTTGGCCACATCGGCGACAAAATCGGCCGTAAAAAATCTCTGGTGATCACCCTATTCATGATGGGCGGTGCCACCGTGGGCATCGGTCTGTTACCCACCTATGCCCAGGCCGGTATTTGGGCGCCGATCTTACTGGTCGTGCTGCGCCTCATCCAAGGCTTGGCCATTGGCGGCGAATGGGGCGGTGCCGTCTTAATTGCCGGCGAGCACGCCCCGAAAGGGCGCCGTAATTTTTTTGCTTCGTTTGCCCAATTGGGCAGCCCCGCTGGCCTGATTCTCGCCACCTTTGCCTTTAAGCTCATCTCCAGCATGCCTGAAGACGTCTTCAATAGCTACGGCTGGCGGCTGCCGTTTTTAGCCAGCTTTGTGCTGCTGGTGGTGGGGTTTTGGGTGCGCAACGGCGTGCATGAATCGCCGGAGTTTCTGGCACAAAAGGCTGAACAGGACGCCCAAACCACCCCAACCCAAGCCCCCATCATGGCCGTCTTGGCTCATTCCAAAAAACTGATCCTATTGGCCATGGGCGCCAACGTCATCAGCGTGGCGGGCTTTTACTTTGTCAGCACCTTTATGGTCGCCTACGCCACTCAATACGCCGGCATCGACAAGAGCATGGTGCTCAACGCCCTCCTCATTGTGGCGTTTTTCCACCTCATCAATACCCCCTTTTCAGCCTGGTGGGGCGAAAAACGCGGCACTCGCGGTTTTCTCATGCTGATTTCAGCCCTATGTGCCTTCACGCCTTACCCCATGTTTATCTTGGTGCACACGGGTGAGCTGCCGTGGATTGTGCTCGGCCTGGCCTTGCCCATGCTGTGTATGTCGAGCTTTTTCTCCTTAATCGCTGGCTACACCAGCAGCCTGTTTCCCGTCCACCTACGCTACACCGGCATCTCCATGGCCTACCAGTTTTGCGCCGCCATCGCCGGCGGCCTGACCCCGCTTATCGCCACCGCCATTGCCCAGCAGTTCGTCGGCAACTGGCTGCCCTTGGCCCTATTTTTTACCTTTTTAGCCCTGATTAGCCTCGTGTCGATCACCATTTTGCATCCACGCCGCTATCCACTTTACGAATCCGTTGATTAA